The stretch of DNA CATTAGAATTTGATAAATATTTCGACTGACTTTTAATCATTGGTACAAATTTAGAAAAAGAAAAAAACAATTAAAAATTTTACATTCTTTTTATGATTTTATTAAATTTTAATTATTGAAAATACTTTAATTAATGAAATTACATTATTTATCTGTTAAATTTTATTTTATTGATAATTTTTATTTCAGTTTAATTTGCTTTTTCACGAATGTTTGCGGAATTTTGGGCTTTTAAAAATGTAAAAATGGAATCTGTTCATTATATAAGTTCTGATATCTTAACAATTGAGAAAATTGATAGTATTATTTCTCAAGATTTAAAATTGGCTTTATCAGAAGAAGCAAAAGTTTTAATTGAAAAATGTAGAACGTATTTAGACAAGAAAATGGAGACAAACGAAACTCCTATTTATGGAATAAATACAGGGTTTGGTTCTCTTTGTAACGTTAAAATTTCTGATGAAAATTTATCGAAATTACAAGAGAATTTAGTTCGTTCTCATGCTTGCGGAACAGGTGAAGAAGTGCCACATGAAGTGGTGAAAATAATGTTACTTTTAAAAATTCAATCCTTAAGTTATGGTCATTCGGGAGTGCAATTGGCAACAGTAGAAAGATTAATTGACTTTTATAATAACGATGTTTTACCTGTTGTTTATCAATTAGGTTCTTTGGGAGCATCTGGTGATTTAGCGCCTTTAGCACATTTATCTTTACCATTAATAGGTGATGGAGAAGTATATTATGATGGATTTAGACAACCCGCTCAAAAAGTTTTAGATAAATTAGGTTACGATCATATAAAATTACAATCTAAAGAAGGATTAGCTTTATTAAATGGAACTCAATTTATGAGTGCTTATGGAGTTTATACTTTAATGAAAGCTAGTAAACTTTCTTATTTAGCTGATGTTATTGGAGCAATTTCACTAGAAGCTTTTGATGGTAGAATTGAACCTTTTACTGATTTAATTCATTTAGTTCGTCCGCACAAAGGTCAAATTCAAACTGCAGAACGTTTTCGTGAACTTTTAGAAGATAGTGAAATTATTAATCAGCCTAAAAAACATGTCCAAGATCCTTATTCTTTTAGATGTATTCCTCAAGTGCATGGAGCGTCAAAAGATACAATTGATTATGTGAAGAAAGTTTTTAGAACGGAAATAAATTCGGTTACTGATAATCCAAATATTTTTGCAACTGAAGATTTAATTATTTCTGGTGGAAATTTTCATGGGCAGCCATTAGCTTTAGCTTTAGATTTCTTAGGAATTGCCGTTGCTGAACTAGGAAGTATTTCTGAAAGAAGAACTTATCAATTAATTTCGGGTTTAAGAGATTTACCTGCATTTTTAGTAAACGATCCGGGATTAAATTCTGGTTTTATGATTCCGCAATATACTGCGGCGAGTATTGTGAGTCAAAACAAACAATTGGCAACTCCAGCAAGTATTGATAGTATTGTTTCGAGTAACGGACAAGAAGATCATGTAAGTATGGGAGCAAACGCTGCTACAAAAACACTTCGTATTGTTGAAAACTTAGAGCGTATTTTAGCGATTGAATTACTAAATGCATCACAAGCTATAGAATTTAGACGTCCGTTAAAATCGAGCGAGTTTATTGAAAGTTTCTTAAAACTTTACAGAGAAGAAGTAAGTTTTGTTGATGAAGATAGATATTTACACTTAGATATTGAAAAATCAATTTTGTTTATCAATAGTTTTCAAATTGATAGCGAAGTTTTAAATTAATAAAAAAAGCCACTTATTAAGTGGCTTTTTTTATTAATTCATAATTAGTACAATTGTAATTATTGCAGGCAAAGCTTGAATATAAAATATTTTTTTAGAAGCAGATAAAGCTCCATAAATTCGAGCAACTGATACGCAAATTAAAAAGAACAATGCTATATTCTTACTCCAAAATTCATCGTTTATAAATAAAGACCAAAGTAAACCCGCTGAAAGAAATCCGTTATACAATCCTTGATTTGCTGCTAATGTTTTTGTAGGTTCAAATAATTCATTAGGGAAATTACGAAATACTTTTGGGCCTTTTGTTGTCCATAAAAACATCTCTAATACTAAAAAGTAGAAGTGAAGTAAAGCTATTATAACTATTAGAATTTTGGCAACAATCATTTTTTAGTTTTTAAAATATTAATTATTAAAATCAAAATTGCACCGACCTCCGAAAGCATTCCAATAAATAATAGAATTTTGGCACCAGGCCAATGCATTATTTTGAATAACGCGCCTATAATTGTTATAGCAAATCCAAGCAAGAAAAAAACTAAAGGAAACTTATATTTGTTTTCCATCTATTGTTTCCATTTAAAATTTTTCTCAATAGCTTTAATCATTTCACCAGCAATATCTTTTTGAGTTGCTCCTTCAATTCCTTCAAGACCTGGAGATGAATTTACTTCTAATAATAATGGACCTTTAGAAGAACGAATTATGTCTACACCAGCTACTTTTAAATCCATTGCTTTAGTAGCACGAATTGCTATTTTCTTTTCTTCGGCAGTAACTTTAACTACAGATGCAGTTCCACCCATATGAATATTCGCTCTAAATTCCCCTGGAGCAGCTTCTCGTTGCATAGCAGCTACAACTTTTCCGTCTACAACAAAAAGACGCAAATCTTTACCATTTGCCTCTTTGATGAATTCTTGTACTAAGATGTTAGCATTTAAACTTTTAAAAGCGTTGATTACTGATTCTGCTGCTTTTTTAGTTTCTGCTAAAACTACACCTTTACCTTGTGTTCCTTCTAAAAGTTTAACAATTAAAGGCGAACCACCTACCATTTTAATTAAATCGTCAGTATCCAAAGGAGAATTAGCAAATCCTGTTGTAGGAATATCAACTCCGTTATTTAATAATAATTGTAGTGAAAACAATTTGTCTCTGGACTGACTAATGGCAGCTGCGCCATTTAAGGCAAAAACTTTTAAAGCTTCGAATTGACGAGTTAAAGCACAGCCATAATAAGTCATACTCGGTCTTATTCTTGGAATTACAGCGTCAAAATCATTTAAAATTTTACCACCACGATAATGAATCTCAGGAGTTTCAGCATCTAGTTTCATGTAGCAATATTTCAAATTTAAGAAGTGCATTTCATGACCACGCATTTCTCCGGCTTCAATAATTCTTTTATTACTATAAAGTTCAGGATTACTTGCTAATACGGCAATTTTTAAACCTTTTTTAGCTTCAACATCTGAATAATAATATTCTTTTAATTTTTCTTTAGTTGGTTGACCTAATAAATATTTTGCTTCAGGATCAACTAAGATTCTTCCCGACATAGCTTCTCTTCCTAAAAGCATACGGAATCCCATTGAATCTCTGTTAGTTAAAGTAACTTCAATTTCCCAAGATTTACCACCAATTTCTAAAGTTGTTTTAATTACATAACGTTTTTCTCTAAATCCGCTTGAACTTTTTACAACCCTTTGGTCGACTAGTTTTGCTTCGCAATGAATAACTGCTTTAGCATTGTTTTGAATAGGGTTAATATCAAACTTTATCCATTCTTCATTATCTTTTTGAAAAGGTTTAATATTTATAGCGTGAAGTGCAGAAGTTTTTGCTCCAGAATCAACACGAGCTTTAATAGTAGGAATACCAAGAGTAGGGAAAGAGCACCATTCTTCACTACCAACAATTACTTTATCTAACATTTATTGTTTCTAATTTTAATCTAAAGTACTAATTTTTTTTAATAAAAAAATCCTGCTTATTTAGCAGGATTTTCTTTGGTTTTTACTTGAATTGTAAGTTCACTTTTTCTTCATCTAAATCCATAAAAATTTCATCACCTTCATGTATTTTTGAAGTTATAATTTCTTCTGCAAGAGCATCTTCAACATATTTTTGAATAGCACGTTTTAAAGGTCTTGCTCCAAATTGCTTATCAAAACCTTTTTCTGCAATATAATCTTTAGCTTTTTCAGAAAGTCTTAAATCGTAGCCTAAATCTTTAACTCTGTCGTATAATTTAGCCATTTCGATGTCGATAATTTTATCAATATCTTCTTTATCAAGCGGATTGAAAACAATTACATCATCAATACGATTTAAAAACTCAGGTGCAAAGGCTTTTTTCAATGCATTTTCAATTACTCCTTTTGCGTGATCTTCTGCTTGAGAAGTTTTTGCTGTTGTACCAAAACCAACACCTTGACCAAAGTCTTTTAATTGTCTTGCTCCAACATTTGAAGTCATAATAATTATAGTATTTCTAAAATCAATTTTACGACCTAAACTGTCAGTTAAATGTCCGTCATCTAAAACTTGAAGCATCATGTTGAATACATCAGGATGCGCTTTTTCAATTTCGTCTAAAAGAACAACGCAATAAGGTTTTCTACGAACTTTTTCAGTTAATTGACCGCCTTCTTCATAACCTACATATCCAGGAGGTGCTCCAACTAATCTCGAAATTGCAAATTTTTCCATGTATTCACTCATGTCAATTCTTACTAAAGCATCTTCAGAATCAAATAATTCTTTTGCCAATACTTTAGCTAATTGAGTTTTTCCAACACCAGTTGAACCTAAGAAAATAAACGAACCAATTGGTTTATTTGGATCTTTTAATCCGGCTCTATTACGTTGAATAGATTTTGCGATTTTCTCAACAGCTTCATCTTGTCCAATTACTTTACCTTTAATTAGTTCAGGTAGTTTAGCTAACTTATTACTTTCAGTTTGTGCAATACGATTTACAGGAATTCCTGTCATCATAGAAACTACATCTGCAACATTATCTTCAGTTACCGTTACACGATTGTTTTTAGAATCTTCTTCCCATTTTTCTTGAGCAATTGCTAAGTCTTTTTCAATTTTCTTTTCATCGTCTCTTAACTTAGCCGCATCTTCATATTTCTGTTTTTTAACAACTTCATTTTTCTTTACACGAACATCTTCTAATTGACGTTCTAATTCTAAAATTTGTTTAGGAACATCAATATTTGTGATGTGAACACGAGATCCTGCTTCATCTAGAGCGTCAATGGCTTTGTCTGGTAAAAACCTATCAGTCATGTATCGACTTGTTAATTTAACACAAGCTTCAATAGCTTCGGGTGTATAAATAACATTGTGATGATCTTCATATTTAGCTTTAATGTTGTTCAAAATAGTAATAGTTTCTTCAACAGATGTTGGTTCAACTACAACTTTTTGAAAACGACGTTCTAAAGCTCCATCTTTTTCAATGTATTGACGATATTCGTCTAGAGTAGTAGCTCCAATACATTGGATTTCACCTCTAGCTAGAGCGGGTTTAAACATATTGGATGCATCCAAAGAACCAGTTGCGCCACCAGCGCCAACAATAGTATGGATTTCATCAATGAAAAGAATGATGTCGTCGTTTTTCTCCAACTCATTCATTACAGCTTTCATTCTTTCTTCAAATTGTCCTCTGTATTTAGTTCCAGCTACTAAACTGGCTAAATCTAGAGTTACAACGCGTTTGTTGAATAAAATACGAGATACTTTCTTTTGATAATCATTAAAGCTAATCCTTCTGCAATAGCAGATTTACCAACTCCTGGTTCTCCAATTAATAAAGGATTATTTTTCTTTCTTCTACTTAGAATTTGAGAAACACGCTCAATTTCTTTTTCTCTACCTACAACAGGATCTAATTTTCCTTCTTCGGCAAGTTCAGTTAAATCACGACCAAAATTGTCTAATACAGGAGTTTTAGATTTTTTTGTTGTTTTATTACCTTGTGGAGGATTATTAAATCCACTATCTTTTGATAAATCATCATTATCAGCATCATCGTTGAAAGACTCTGCTTTAGGTAAGTTTTCTATATAATCATCTTCGTTTGTTGTCATGGCGGTATATTGTTCTTTTACTGTTTCATAATCAATTTTTAGCTTATTCAATAGTTTTGTTGTGGGATCATTTTCATTACGTAAAATACATAACAATAAATGAGCTGTACTTATAATGCTGCTATTGAAAAGTTTTGCTTCTAAAAAGTTGTTTTTAAAGCTCTTTCAGCTTGTCTAGTTAAATGAAGGTTTTTTTTATCATTATTTTGAACTCCAACTGAATTAGCAGGGCTTAGTATTTCAACCTTTTTTCGTAATAAATCAAAGTCAACTGCCATATTATTCAATATCGTCATTGCTTTGCCATTACCTTCTCTTAAAAGTCCAAGCATAAGATGTTCGGTGCCAATAAAATCGTGCCCCAAACGTAATGCTTCTTCTTTACTATAAGAGATTACTTCTTTTACTCTTGGTGAAAAATTATCGTCCATTATTATTAATATCTAATTGTAAATATACTAAGAATTCTATTGAAATTGCAAATAATATGCCTAATCTTAGTATACTGACGAATTGACAAACTTTATTTTAAATATGAAAGAAATTGAAAATAAAATCATAAACATTTTGTAAAATTCATTGTTAATAAAAAAATCAAATTAATTTAAAATTAGCTTATATAAAAAGGTAAAAAGGCGTATATTGGCACGTTTAACATATAGATGATAAATTAAATATAAATACTTATGTCTGAAGGAGAAAAGTTAATTCCTATTAACATTGAAGATGAAATGAAATCAGCTTACATCGATTATTCGATGTCAGTTATTGTTTCGAGAGCGCTTCCAGATGTTAGAGATGGATTAAAACCCGTACATCGAAGAGTATTGTTTGGAATGCACGAATTAGGAATTCGTTCTAATAGTGCCTATAAAAAATCAGCGAGAATCGTTGGAGAAGTGTTAGGTAAATATCACCCACATGGTGATTCATCAGTATATGATACTATGGTTCGTATGGCTCAAGAATGGAGTTTACGATACTTAATGGTAGATGGTCAAGGTAACTTTGGTTCGATTGATGGCGATAGTCCAGCTGCAATGCGTTATACTGAAGCTAGAATGAAGAAAATATCAGAAGAAATGCTTGCTGATATAGAAAAAGAAACTGTTGATTTTCAGTTAAATTTTGATGATTCATTAGAAGAGCCAAAAGTATTACCAACTCGTGTACCTAATTTATTAATTAATGGAGCTTCTGGTATTGCTGTTGGTATGGCTACAAATATGCCACCACATAATTTAACTGAGGTTATTGATGGTACTTTAGCTTATATTGATAACAATGATATCGAAATTGATGAATTAATCAATCATGTAAAAGCTCCAGATTTCCCAACAGGTGGTATTATCTATGGTTACGAAGGTGTGAGAGAAGCATTCAAAACAGGTCGCGGTCGTATTGTAATGCGTGCTAAAGCTAATTTTGAAGAATCTAACGGGCGTGAAGCAATTATTGTAACTGAAATTCCGTACCAAGTTAACAAAGCCGATATGATTAAGAAAACGGCTGATTTAGTTAACGATAAAAAAATTGAAGGAATCTCAACTATTCGAGATGAATCGGATAGAAGTGGTATGCGTATTGTTTACGAACTAAAACGTGATGCTGTTCCAAATGTTGTTTTAAATACACTTTATAAATATACACAGTTACAATCTTCGTTTAGTGTAAATAATATTGCATTAGTAAACGGACGTCCGCAATTATTAAATTTAAAAGATTTAATTCACTATTTCGTAGAACACCGTCATGATGTTGTTACGAGAAGAGCACAATTCGATTTACGCAAAGCAGAAGAAAGAGCACATATTTTAGAAGGTTTAATTATTGCTTCTGATAATATTGATGAAGTTATTGCTTTAATTCGTTCATCTAAAGATGGAGAAGAAGCAAGAGCTAAATTAATGGAGCGCTTTAAATTATCTGAAATTCAAGCGAGAGCTATTGTTGAGATGCGTTTACGTCAGTTAACAGGTCTTGAGCAAGATAAACTTCGTGCAGAATATGAAGAGATAATGAAGTTAATTGCATATTTAAAAGACTTACTTGCAAGCAAAGAAATGCGTATGCAAGTAATTAAAGACGAATTAACTGAAATTAAAGATAAATATGGAGACGCTCGTCGTTCTCAAATTGAATATGCTGGTGGAGATGTAAGTATTGAAGATTTAATTGCTGATGAATCTGTAGTTATTACAATTTCTCATGCAGGTTACATTAAACGTACATCTTTATCGGAATACAAAACACAAAATAGAGGAGGAGTTGGTCAAAAAAGTGCCGCAACAAGAGATCAAGATTTCTTAGAGCATTTATTTGTAGCAACTAATCACCAATATTTAATGTTCTTTACGCAAAAAGGAAAATGTTTCTGGATGCGTGTGTTTGAAATTCCTGAAGGAACAAAAGCCAGTAAAGGTAGAGCTATTCAAAATATCATCAATATTGAACCAGATGATAAAGTAAAAGCTTATATCTGCACTCAAGATCTTAAAGATGAAGAATACATTAACAACCACTTTGTAATTATGGCTACAAAGCAAGGAATTGTTAAGAAAACTCCTTTAGAACAATATTCTCGTCCACGTCAAAATGGTATTAATGCAATTACAATTCGTGAAGATGATGAATTACTAGAAGCAAAATTAACAACTGGAAATAGTCAAGTTTTATTAGCCGTTAAATCTGGTAAGTTAGTTCGTTTCGAAGAAGAGAAAACTCGTCCAATGGGAAGAACTGCATCTGGAGTTAGAGGTATTACTTTAGCTGATGAAAAAGATGAAGTAATTGGTATGGTTTCAATTGATAAAAACCACATCAACGATTCACAAATTTTAGTTGTAACTGAAAATGGTTATGGTAAGAGAACTAAATTAGTAGATGAAGATGGAGAAGATGTTTACCGTATTACAAATCGTGGTGGAAAGGGAGTTAAGACATTAAATATCACAGATAAAACAGGTCAATTAATTGCAATTAATGCTGTAACTGATGAAGATGATTTAATGATTATCAATAAATCTGGTTTAACTATCAGAATGAGAATTGATGATTTACGTGTAATGGGTAGAGCTACACAAGGTGTTCGTTTAATTAATATTAAAGGAACTGATTCAATTGCTGCAGTAACTAAAGTTTTACGTGAAGAAGAAGTTGATGATATTAATGAAGGTCAAGAAAACGGTACAGAATTTGATAATTCAGAAAACAACGAAAATCAAGAATAATTAAAAGCCCAGTTTGGGCTTTTTTTAAAACTAAAAACAAAATGAAAAAATTATTATTAGCTACATCAATTATGCTATCAGTAGCTTCTTATGCTCAAAAGGATGAGTTAAAAACACTTAAAAAGATTTATTCTAAAAGTAATGTTTCTGACAAAGATCTAGAAACTTATAAAGCTACATTAGCTTCTTTAGAAAACTTAGCTACAGAGGAAGGTGATAAAGTGTATACAAAATTTTATAAAAATATGTATCCAACTTTAGTTTTAGCTTCAAAAGGTACAAATGCAACATTACAAGATCAAATGAATGTTTATCAACCTGATTTTATCACTAATTATGGTAAAACAATAGATGAAACTATTGAATATGAAACAAAGACAGGTAAAAAAGTTTATAAAGACGAATTAATTCAAGAAAAAACTGATTTTAAAAACCAATTAAATAATATTGCTTCCACTGCTTACGGAAACAACAAGTTCAAAGAGGCAGCAAGCTTATTTTATGCAAAATATCTTTTTGATCCTAAAAATGAAGGTCAAGCTTTAGAAAATGCATCAATTGCAGCTGTACAATCTCAAGATTATAAGTTAGCTGAAAAGATGTATGAAGAATTAAAGAAAAGTGATTATTTAAATAATGCTACAAAGTATTTAGCAGTAAGTAAAGTTAGTGGTGAAGTAGATACTTATACATCAAAGGCAGATAGAGATAGAATGGTTAAAATTGGTTCTCACGAAAAGCCGTCTGAAGAAAAAGTTTCTAAACAAAAGCCAGAGATTTACAAAACTTTAGCTTTAATTTATGTTCAAAATGGTAAACTTGTTGAAGCTAAAAAGGCTTTAGCTGAAGCTAGAGAGTTATCTCCAAATGATGAAGATATTAAAAAAGAAGAAGCTCGCTTATATTTTAATGATGCTTACGAGTTATTAAAAGACGATCAAAAATTGGTTGATGAAATTAATGCTAATTTATCAAACAAAGCAAAATATGACGAGTTAATGGCAAAAAGAAAAAATAACTTTTCTACTGCAATGCCAAGTTTTGAAAAAGCATATTCATTAAATCCTTCTGATCAAAACACAAAATCACTTTTAAAAATGACCTATGAAATTTTAGGTATGAAAGAAAAAGCTGATAGTATCAAATAGTAAAAAATCCCAACTAAACGTTGGGATTTTTTT from Flavobacterium haoranii encodes:
- the hutH gene encoding histidine ammonia-lyase, whose translation is MESVHYISSDILTIEKIDSIISQDLKLALSEEAKVLIEKCRTYLDKKMETNETPIYGINTGFGSLCNVKISDENLSKLQENLVRSHACGTGEEVPHEVVKIMLLLKIQSLSYGHSGVQLATVERLIDFYNNDVLPVVYQLGSLGASGDLAPLAHLSLPLIGDGEVYYDGFRQPAQKVLDKLGYDHIKLQSKEGLALLNGTQFMSAYGVYTLMKASKLSYLADVIGAISLEAFDGRIEPFTDLIHLVRPHKGQIQTAERFRELLEDSEIINQPKKHVQDPYSFRCIPQVHGASKDTIDYVKKVFRTEINSVTDNPNIFATEDLIISGGNFHGQPLALALDFLGIAVAELGSISERRTYQLISGLRDLPAFLVNDPGLNSGFMIPQYTAASIVSQNKQLATPASIDSIVSSNGQEDHVSMGANAATKTLRIVENLERILAIELLNASQAIEFRRPLKSSEFIESFLKLYREEVSFVDEDRYLHLDIEKSILFINSFQIDSEVLN
- the rimK gene encoding 30S ribosomal protein S6--L-glutamate ligase, giving the protein MLDKVIVGSEEWCSFPTLGIPTIKARVDSGAKTSALHAINIKPFQKDNEEWIKFDINPIQNNAKAVIHCEAKLVDQRVVKSSSGFREKRYVIKTTLEIGGKSWEIEVTLTNRDSMGFRMLLGREAMSGRILVDPEAKYLLGQPTKEKLKEYYYSDVEAKKGLKIAVLASNPELYSNKRIIEAGEMRGHEMHFLNLKYCYMKLDAETPEIHYRGGKILNDFDAVIPRIRPSMTYYGCALTRQFEALKVFALNGAAAISQSRDKLFSLQLLLNNGVDIPTTGFANSPLDTDDLIKMVGGSPLIVKLLEGTQGKGVVLAETKKAAESVINAFKSLNANILVQEFIKEANGKDLRLFVVDGKVVAAMQREAAPGEFRANIHMGGTASVVKVTAEEKKIAIRATKAMDLKVAGVDIIRSSKGPLLLEVNSSPGLEGIEGATQKDIAGEMIKAIEKNFKWKQ
- the gyrA gene encoding DNA gyrase subunit A, whose product is MSEGEKLIPINIEDEMKSAYIDYSMSVIVSRALPDVRDGLKPVHRRVLFGMHELGIRSNSAYKKSARIVGEVLGKYHPHGDSSVYDTMVRMAQEWSLRYLMVDGQGNFGSIDGDSPAAMRYTEARMKKISEEMLADIEKETVDFQLNFDDSLEEPKVLPTRVPNLLINGASGIAVGMATNMPPHNLTEVIDGTLAYIDNNDIEIDELINHVKAPDFPTGGIIYGYEGVREAFKTGRGRIVMRAKANFEESNGREAIIVTEIPYQVNKADMIKKTADLVNDKKIEGISTIRDESDRSGMRIVYELKRDAVPNVVLNTLYKYTQLQSSFSVNNIALVNGRPQLLNLKDLIHYFVEHRHDVVTRRAQFDLRKAEERAHILEGLIIASDNIDEVIALIRSSKDGEEARAKLMERFKLSEIQARAIVEMRLRQLTGLEQDKLRAEYEEIMKLIAYLKDLLASKEMRMQVIKDELTEIKDKYGDARRSQIEYAGGDVSIEDLIADESVVITISHAGYIKRTSLSEYKTQNRGGVGQKSAATRDQDFLEHLFVATNHQYLMFFTQKGKCFWMRVFEIPEGTKASKGRAIQNIINIEPDDKVKAYICTQDLKDEEYINNHFVIMATKQGIVKKTPLEQYSRPRQNGINAITIREDDELLEAKLTTGNSQVLLAVKSGKLVRFEEEKTRPMGRTASGVRGITLADEKDEVIGMVSIDKNHINDSQILVVTENGYGKRTKLVDEDGEDVYRITNRGGKGVKTLNITDKTGQLIAINAVTDEDDLMIINKSGLTIRMRIDDLRVMGRATQGVRLINIKGTDSIAAVTKVLREEEVDDINEGQENGTEFDNSENNENQE
- a CDS encoding DUF1304 domain-containing protein, with protein sequence MIVAKILIVIIALLHFYFLVLEMFLWTTKGPKVFRNFPNELFEPTKTLAANQGLYNGFLSAGLLWSLFINDEFWSKNIALFFLICVSVARIYGALSASKKIFYIQALPAIITIVLIMN
- a CDS encoding tetratricopeptide repeat protein, which encodes MKKLLLATSIMLSVASYAQKDELKTLKKIYSKSNVSDKDLETYKATLASLENLATEEGDKVYTKFYKNMYPTLVLASKGTNATLQDQMNVYQPDFITNYGKTIDETIEYETKTGKKVYKDELIQEKTDFKNQLNNIASTAYGNNKFKEAASLFYAKYLFDPKNEGQALENASIAAVQSQDYKLAEKMYEELKKSDYLNNATKYLAVSKVSGEVDTYTSKADRDRMVKIGSHEKPSEEKVSKQKPEIYKTLALIYVQNGKLVEAKKALAEARELSPNDEDIKKEEARLYFNDAYELLKDDQKLVDEINANLSNKAKYDELMAKRKNNFSTAMPSFEKAYSLNPSDQNTKSLLKMTYEILGMKEKADSIK
- a CDS encoding GldL-related protein: MENKYKFPLVFFLLGFAITIIGALFKIMHWPGAKILLFIGMLSEVGAILILIINILKTKK